From Microbacterium invictum, the proteins below share one genomic window:
- a CDS encoding S8 family peptidase has product MQRRILAVVGALALTLPTSAAFAAAPGDDPSSRFLESGSAGQIDSSFTPSVGADGRVTVVIEMEGDPVAVVEAEKGSDLSKSERSAVKSKLKKAQDSIRGSINGKGGKIHAQMQSAYNGIQASVPVDNVDAIEALPGVVAVHPVTVQELDNAVSVPFLGVPEVWESTGYTGQNIKVAIIDTGIDYTHATFGGPGTVDAFEAAAATSDQPADPALFGPGAPRVKGGIDLAGDDYDASGSGDALIPQPDANPLDCHGHGSHVAGTTGGSGVLADGSTYAGPYDQTTSDNDFMVGPGVAPQVDLYAVRVFGCDGSTDLTVQAIDWAVDNGMDVINMSLGSSFGRADDPSAVAASNAVGAGVVVVASAGNSGPNPYLTGAPGAGEGVIAVSAVDSTESFPGAIVTVDGTAVEAINANGADLSAVGDLEVVVVTDDPATPANEALGCAASDYTQAGVTEGGGQLAVVQRGTCARVAKAIFGQQAGAAAVLMVNSDNTLPPYEGEITSNPDDGTPYTVTIPFLGVRASDGAAFTTGATATVVGAEISNPGFRGYASFSSSGPRSGDSAISPNVAAPGVAIASAGVGTGNGAAIMSGTSMAAPHVAGVAALVVESHPDWTAPQVGAAIVSTADPEKVAGQSNTRGGVGLVDTAQAVATQVTATGDAFRTESGWAREAGLSFGFEESWLGFGGIKTVTIRNDGDETVKFGVSTTATEESVQASVRVAPKSVTVRPGKTAKVIVTLAASAKDVPGSLSGDDQFSFSDISGNVVLTSEQSTLRVPYLLVPRSNSDVTTQTKRLVSKRDKGEVTAEIALRNTKGALDASADVYTWGLSDKKDTPRAFAKTGYDLRAAGVQSFPAGGDHLMVFAVNTHDRWSNAASNEFDVVIDNNGDGTPDWIVFSYDSGVVRTGSVDGTAEVFLQNIATGATYASGFLAQAPTDSSTILLPVWAGDIGVTGAFDYTVESVSLTTDGEDAMDGWASYDPTAPAVSNGQFATVPVRGSAKVSVVVDVDAAAAQQPLGSMIVVPDNESGADEALLVNLR; this is encoded by the coding sequence ATGCAACGACGCATCTTGGCAGTGGTCGGAGCCCTCGCGCTCACCCTGCCCACATCCGCGGCTTTTGCCGCGGCACCCGGTGACGATCCGTCATCGAGATTCCTCGAGTCCGGCTCGGCCGGGCAGATCGACAGCAGCTTCACGCCGTCCGTCGGCGCCGATGGTCGCGTCACGGTCGTGATCGAGATGGAGGGCGACCCCGTCGCCGTCGTCGAGGCGGAGAAGGGCAGCGACCTCTCGAAGAGCGAGCGCTCGGCCGTCAAGAGCAAGCTGAAGAAGGCGCAGGACTCGATCCGCGGGTCGATCAACGGCAAGGGCGGCAAGATCCACGCCCAGATGCAGTCGGCCTACAACGGCATCCAAGCGTCGGTGCCCGTCGACAACGTCGACGCGATCGAGGCGCTGCCCGGCGTCGTGGCCGTGCACCCGGTCACCGTGCAGGAGCTCGACAACGCGGTCTCGGTGCCGTTCCTGGGTGTGCCAGAGGTGTGGGAGAGCACCGGCTACACCGGTCAGAACATCAAGGTCGCCATCATCGACACCGGCATCGACTACACCCACGCCACCTTCGGCGGCCCGGGCACGGTCGACGCATTCGAGGCAGCCGCGGCCACCTCTGACCAGCCCGCGGACCCGGCGCTGTTCGGACCCGGCGCGCCGCGCGTCAAGGGCGGCATCGACCTGGCCGGCGACGACTACGACGCCAGCGGCTCGGGCGACGCGCTGATCCCGCAGCCCGACGCCAACCCGCTGGACTGCCATGGACACGGCTCGCACGTGGCCGGAACCACCGGCGGCAGCGGCGTGCTCGCCGACGGCTCGACCTACGCGGGACCGTACGACCAGACGACCTCGGACAACGACTTCATGGTCGGCCCGGGCGTCGCGCCGCAGGTGGACCTGTACGCGGTCCGCGTGTTCGGCTGCGACGGCTCGACGGACCTGACGGTGCAGGCGATCGACTGGGCCGTCGACAACGGCATGGACGTCATCAACATGTCGCTCGGCTCGTCCTTCGGCCGTGCCGACGACCCCAGTGCCGTGGCGGCATCGAACGCCGTCGGCGCGGGCGTGGTCGTGGTGGCCTCGGCCGGCAACTCGGGTCCCAACCCGTACCTCACCGGCGCGCCCGGTGCCGGTGAAGGCGTCATCGCGGTGTCGGCCGTGGACAGCACCGAGTCGTTCCCCGGTGCGATCGTCACCGTCGACGGCACGGCTGTCGAGGCGATCAACGCCAACGGCGCCGACCTGTCGGCCGTCGGCGACCTCGAGGTCGTCGTCGTGACCGACGACCCGGCGACGCCGGCCAACGAAGCACTCGGATGCGCGGCATCCGACTACACCCAGGCGGGGGTCACCGAAGGCGGCGGACAGCTCGCCGTCGTTCAGCGCGGCACGTGCGCGCGGGTGGCAAAGGCGATCTTCGGCCAGCAGGCCGGGGCAGCCGCGGTGCTCATGGTCAACTCCGACAACACGCTGCCGCCGTACGAGGGCGAGATCACCTCGAACCCCGACGACGGCACGCCGTACACCGTGACGATCCCGTTCCTGGGCGTGCGCGCCTCGGACGGTGCCGCGTTCACGACGGGGGCGACCGCGACGGTCGTCGGAGCCGAGATCTCCAACCCCGGCTTCCGCGGCTACGCGAGCTTCAGCTCGTCGGGTCCGCGCAGCGGTGACAGTGCGATCAGCCCGAACGTGGCTGCTCCCGGCGTCGCGATCGCTTCGGCGGGCGTCGGCACCGGCAACGGCGCGGCGATCATGTCGGGCACGTCGATGGCCGCACCGCATGTAGCAGGTGTCGCCGCGCTCGTCGTCGAGTCGCACCCCGACTGGACCGCTCCGCAGGTGGGCGCGGCGATCGTCTCGACCGCCGACCCCGAGAAGGTCGCGGGCCAGAGCAACACCCGCGGCGGCGTGGGCCTGGTCGACACCGCGCAGGCGGTGGCGACGCAGGTCACCGCGACCGGTGACGCGTTCCGCACCGAGAGCGGCTGGGCGCGCGAGGCGGGGCTGAGCTTCGGCTTCGAGGAGTCGTGGCTCGGTTTCGGGGGCATCAAGACGGTCACCATCCGCAACGACGGCGACGAGACGGTCAAGTTCGGCGTCTCGACCACGGCGACCGAAGAGTCGGTGCAGGCATCGGTGCGGGTTGCGCCGAAGTCGGTCACAGTGCGTCCGGGCAAGACGGCCAAGGTCATCGTGACCCTCGCCGCCTCGGCGAAGGACGTGCCGGGCTCGCTGTCGGGCGATGATCAGTTCTCGTTCTCCGATATCTCGGGCAACGTCGTGCTCACGTCCGAGCAGTCCACGCTGCGGGTGCCGTACCTGCTCGTGCCGCGCTCGAACAGCGACGTCACCACCCAGACCAAGCGGCTCGTCTCCAAGCGGGACAAGGGCGAGGTCACGGCGGAGATCGCGCTGCGCAACACGAAGGGCGCGCTCGACGCGAGTGCCGACGTGTACACGTGGGGTCTGAGCGACAAGAAGGACACCCCGCGCGCGTTCGCCAAGACCGGCTACGACCTGCGCGCCGCCGGTGTGCAGTCGTTCCCGGCCGGCGGCGACCACCTCATGGTGTTCGCGGTGAACACGCACGACCGGTGGTCGAACGCGGCGAGCAACGAGTTCGACGTCGTCATCGACAACAACGGCGATGGCACCCCGGACTGGATCGTGTTCTCATACGACTCCGGTGTGGTGCGCACGGGATCGGTCGACGGCACCGCGGAGGTGTTCCTCCAGAACATCGCCACGGGGGCCACGTACGCGAGCGGGTTCCTGGCGCAGGCGCCCACCGACAGCAGCACGATCCTGCTGCCGGTGTGGGCCGGCGACATCGGCGTGACGGGGGCGTTCGACTACACCGTGGAGTCGGTCAGCCTCACCACGGACGGTGAGGATGCGATGGACGGCTGGGCATCGTACGACCCGACTGCGCCGGCGGTCAGCAACGGCCAGTTCGCGACCGTTCCGGTCCGCGGCAGTGCGAAGGTGTCGGTCGTCGTCGACGTCGACGCCGCCGCGGCGCAGCAGCCGCTGGGCAGCATGATCGTCGTCCCCGACAACGAGTCGGGTGCCGATGAGGCGCTGCTGGTGAACCTCAGGTAG
- a CDS encoding ABC transporter permease: MSFSRLWTIARLELLQRVRTVSWYVLLGVFALLLVGITLLAFLAYGFVDRAGAGVYSVVVNITLLLVLLVAPTLSGNSINGDRDAATLAPVQVTLATTGEILLGKFVAAWLTGLAFAAVTVPFLIIATFAGGVDPIVVLVSSVVLVVETGIIAAIGVAISGILARPLFSVATTYLIVAAFAIGSLIGFGLVGASVSSEATNSYRSAVYDPVTGEPQCVEGVESCGSNPEQMVCGEWQVDTYNVPRFDRVWWLLATNPFVILADATPTQFDEHGDPVDVFGWIKVGVRGAQQPPQLETSWDECAPWEDQQDEVPTGEEIVANSVPSWFVGLGVQVLLAVVLLWWAWLRTRTPARTLPPGTRIA; the protein is encoded by the coding sequence ATGAGCTTCTCGCGGCTGTGGACCATCGCCCGGCTCGAGCTGCTGCAGCGCGTGCGGACGGTCTCCTGGTATGTCCTGCTCGGCGTGTTCGCCCTGCTGCTGGTCGGGATCACGCTGCTCGCATTCCTCGCCTACGGCTTCGTCGACCGGGCCGGGGCCGGCGTGTACTCGGTCGTCGTCAACATCACCCTGCTGCTCGTCCTGCTGGTCGCTCCGACCCTCAGCGGCAACAGCATCAACGGCGATCGGGATGCCGCCACTCTCGCCCCCGTCCAGGTCACCCTCGCGACGACCGGCGAGATCCTGCTCGGCAAGTTCGTGGCCGCGTGGCTCACCGGGCTGGCCTTCGCCGCCGTCACGGTGCCGTTCCTGATCATCGCCACCTTCGCCGGCGGCGTGGACCCGATCGTCGTGCTGGTGTCCTCGGTGGTGCTCGTCGTCGAGACGGGGATCATCGCGGCCATCGGTGTGGCGATCAGCGGCATCCTGGCCCGTCCTCTCTTCTCCGTCGCGACCACCTACCTGATCGTGGCCGCCTTCGCGATCGGCAGTCTCATCGGCTTCGGGCTGGTGGGCGCCAGCGTCTCCTCCGAGGCGACGAACTCGTACCGCTCGGCCGTGTACGACCCCGTCACCGGCGAGCCCCAGTGCGTCGAGGGCGTCGAGTCGTGCGGCAGCAACCCCGAGCAGATGGTCTGCGGCGAGTGGCAGGTCGACACCTACAACGTGCCGCGCTTCGATCGGGTGTGGTGGCTGCTGGCCACGAACCCGTTCGTGATCCTCGCCGACGCCACCCCGACCCAGTTCGACGAGCACGGTGACCCCGTCGACGTGTTCGGCTGGATCAAGGTCGGCGTGCGCGGCGCCCAGCAGCCGCCTCAGCTGGAGACCTCGTGGGACGAGTGCGCGCCGTGGGAGGACCAGCAGGACGAGGTGCCGACGGGCGAGGAGATCGTCGCGAACTCGGTGCCCAGCTGGTTCGTCGGACTCGGTGTGCAGGTGCTGCTCGCGGTCGTGCTGCTGTGGTGGGCGTGGTTGCGCACGCGCACCCCGGCGCGCACGTTGCCGCCCGGAACGCGCATCGCTTGA